The DNA window GGCAAAGGCCAGCGAGGACTGATCGTGGCGCCTCCCCGTACGGGTAAAACGGTTCTGCTTCAGAACATCGCTCACTCGATCACGACCAATCATCCGGAGTGCTACCTCATCGTCCTTCTGATCGATGAGAGACCGGAAGAGGTTACGGATATGCAGCGCTCGGTGAAAGGTGAGGTTATCTCCTCGACCTTTGACGAACCGGCCTCGCGCCATGTCCAAGTTGCCGAGATGGTAATCGAGAAAGCAAAGCGTCTGGTAGAGCATGGGCGAGATGTCGTCATTCTTCTCGATTCGGTCACCCGCCTCGGCCGCGCCTACAACACTGTCGTGCCATCTTCGGGCAAAGTCCTGACCGGTGGTGTGGACGCCAACGCCTTGCAGAGACCGAAGCGCTTCTTCGGCGCAGCCCGCAATATCGAGGAAGGCGGCTCACTCACCATCATCGCCACGGCGCTTATCGACACGGGCAGCCGCATGGACGAGGTTATTTTCGAAGAGTTCAAAGGAACGGGCAATTCCGAGATCGTGCTTGACCGCAAGGTGGCCGACAAGCGGATCTACCCCGCAATGGACATTCTCAAATCCGGAACCCGCAAAGAGGACCTCCTGGTGCCTCGTCAGGATCTTCAGAAGATTTTCGTGTTGCGGCGAATCCTTGCACCCATGGGGACGACAGACGCCATTGAGTTCCTCATCGATAAGCTCAAACAGACCAAGGGTAACGCCGAGTTCTTTGATTCCATGAATACTTGAGGACGCTAGAGCCTTTCAGGTTTTGACGGAAGCGTATCCTGCATTGACGAAGTAGTTGCTGCATTCACTG is part of the Chelativorans sp. AA-79 genome and encodes:
- the rho gene encoding transcription termination factor Rho, whose translation is MQEMKLQELKSKSPTDLIAFAESLEVENASIMRKQELMFAILKKLSMQDIEIIGDGVVEVLQDGFGFLRSATANYLPGPDDIYISPSQIRRFSLKTGDTVEGPIRSPKEGERYFALLKVNTINFEDPEKIRHKIHFDNLTPLYPDERLRMEIENPTTKDLSPRVIDLVAPLGKGQRGLIVAPPRTGKTVLLQNIAHSITTNHPECYLIVLLIDERPEEVTDMQRSVKGEVISSTFDEPASRHVQVAEMVIEKAKRLVEHGRDVVILLDSVTRLGRAYNTVVPSSGKVLTGGVDANALQRPKRFFGAARNIEEGGSLTIIATALIDTGSRMDEVIFEEFKGTGNSEIVLDRKVADKRIYPAMDILKSGTRKEDLLVPRQDLQKIFVLRRILAPMGTTDAIEFLIDKLKQTKGNAEFFDSMNT